The Nostoc sp. 'Lobaria pulmonaria (5183) cyanobiont' genome window below encodes:
- a CDS encoding bacteriorhodopsin: protein MVQTWLWIGVISMAVGCAFFGVGAHNGKNERWKVLYTLNFFICLIASGLYLAMALGQGVNIINDRPTYWVRFVTWFCSTPLLLLDLTFLGRTSLLITGSLLGANAYMLATGFLATVTPKPISYIWYIVSCSAYLAVFYLLVKPYRIEAERKHPRSKQAFRKLITVHLVLWTLYPIVWILSPEGFNAFGQGGETMGYTLLDIASKVGFGFLSLNTLRNLEQAGELVTESEPLYE from the coding sequence ATGGTTCAAACTTGGCTGTGGATTGGTGTCATCAGTATGGCAGTGGGTTGTGCTTTTTTCGGAGTAGGCGCACACAATGGTAAAAATGAACGCTGGAAAGTACTGTATACACTTAATTTTTTCATCTGCTTGATTGCTAGTGGGCTGTACTTAGCAATGGCACTCGGTCAAGGAGTTAACATCATCAACGATCGTCCAACTTATTGGGTGCGATTTGTGACTTGGTTTTGCTCAACGCCGCTGTTGTTGTTGGATCTGACTTTCTTGGGAAGAACGAGCTTACTGATTACAGGTAGCTTGTTAGGAGCAAACGCCTATATGCTTGCCACTGGCTTCCTAGCCACAGTTACACCCAAGCCGATCAGCTACATCTGGTATATTGTTAGTTGCAGTGCTTACCTGGCGGTTTTCTACTTATTAGTGAAGCCCTACCGGATCGAAGCAGAACGCAAACATCCCAGATCAAAGCAAGCATTCCGCAAGCTGATAACTGTGCATTTAGTGCTGTGGACACTCTATCCGATTGTGTGGATTCTTAGTCCAGAAGGGTTTAACGCTTTTGGTCAAGGTGGGGAAACAATGGGTTATACGCTACTAGATATTGCTTCTAAAGTCGGCTTTGGTTTTCTATCATTAAACACCCTACGTAATTTAGAACAGGCAGGAGAATTGGTTACTGAATCAGAACCGTTATATGAGTAA
- a CDS encoding YihY/virulence factor BrkB family protein, which translates to MNLQEIWKLLQETFKEWSDDKASRLAAALAYYTIFSIAPLLIIVIAIAGAVFGEEAARGQIVGQIQGLVGVDGAKFLETAIQNANKPKTGAIASIISVLVLLVGATGLFTELQDAMNTIWEVKPKPGRGINNMIRLRVLSFAMVIGIGFLLLVSLVISTILATLVTYFSNLLPGFDFIWQIANFIISFAITTILFGLIFKVLPDVKIAWSDVLIGAALTSVLFSIGRFLLGQYLGNGTFGSTYGAAGSLVVILAWVNYAAQILFFGAEFTQVYSRRHGSGIVPTKNAVHISDNTKYNGKAPNEQASNKKKPFINRLFQYFKKPKRLKQRRKNQRF; encoded by the coding sequence ATGAATTTGCAAGAAATTTGGAAGTTATTACAAGAGACGTTCAAAGAATGGAGTGACGATAAAGCCTCACGGTTAGCGGCGGCGTTAGCTTATTACACGATTTTTTCCATTGCACCATTGCTAATTATTGTAATTGCGATCGCAGGTGCAGTATTTGGAGAGGAAGCGGCAAGAGGTCAAATTGTCGGGCAAATTCAAGGTTTAGTCGGGGTAGATGGCGCAAAGTTTCTCGAAACAGCGATCCAAAATGCTAATAAACCAAAAACAGGAGCGATCGCTTCGATTATTAGTGTCCTAGTTCTGCTAGTGGGTGCTACAGGCTTATTTACTGAGTTGCAAGATGCCATGAACACGATTTGGGAAGTGAAACCCAAACCTGGACGTGGCATAAATAACATGATTCGCCTCCGCGTTTTGTCCTTTGCAATGGTGATCGGGATTGGCTTTTTACTTTTAGTTTCTCTAGTAATTAGTACGATATTAGCAACATTAGTAACATATTTTAGTAACTTGTTGCCAGGTTTCGATTTCATCTGGCAGATTGCCAATTTCATCATCTCATTTGCAATAACTACAATCTTGTTCGGACTAATTTTTAAAGTTCTACCAGATGTCAAAATTGCATGGAGTGATGTTTTAATCGGAGCTGCTCTCACCTCAGTTTTGTTCTCTATTGGGAGATTTTTATTAGGACAATATCTAGGTAATGGCACTTTTGGTTCGACCTATGGTGCTGCTGGCTCACTGGTGGTGATTTTAGCTTGGGTTAACTATGCGGCACAGATTCTTTTCTTCGGTGCAGAATTTACTCAAGTTTATTCCCGAAGGCATGGAAGCGGCATAGTGCCGACTAAAAATGCTGTACATATATCTGATAACACAAAGTATAATGGCAAGGCTCCAAATGAACAAGCATCGAATAAGAAAAAGCCCTTTATTAATCGTTTATTTCAGTATTTTAAGAAGCCTAAACGCTTAAAACAGAGAAGAAAAAATCAGCGATTTTAA